The proteins below come from a single Kosakonia sp. SMBL-WEM22 genomic window:
- a CDS encoding metal-dependent hydrolase encodes MPTIITHAAVPLCLGLGLGSKAIPRGLLLAGMGLAMLPDADVLAFKFGVAYGDVLGHRGFTHSLLFAFVAPLLVAWLGHKRFKASLMRCWAFLTVSLLSHSLLDSITTGGKGVGWLWPWSDERFFAPWQVIKVAPFALSRYTTPYGHQVILSELMWVWLPGVVVMGLLWWRRR; translated from the coding sequence ATGCCAACCATCATTACGCACGCTGCTGTTCCGCTCTGCCTCGGGCTTGGCCTCGGCAGTAAAGCCATTCCACGGGGTTTGCTGCTGGCGGGAATGGGGCTTGCCATGCTGCCGGACGCCGATGTGCTGGCGTTTAAATTCGGCGTCGCTTACGGTGATGTTCTGGGCCACCGCGGTTTTACCCACTCCCTGCTGTTCGCCTTCGTCGCCCCGCTGCTGGTTGCCTGGCTCGGGCATAAGCGCTTTAAGGCCAGCCTCATGCGCTGTTGGGCTTTCCTCACCGTCTCCCTGCTGTCGCACAGCCTGCTGGACTCCATCACTACCGGCGGGAAAGGGGTTGGCTGGCTCTGGCCGTGGTCGGATGAACGCTTTTTTGCGCCGTGGCAGGTGATCAAAGTCGCGCCGTTCGCCCTGTCGCGCTACACCACGCCCTACGGGCACCAGGTGATCCTCTCAGAGCTGATGTGGGTATGGCTGCCGGGCGTGGTGGTGATGGGATTATTGTGGTGGCGCAGACGGTAA
- the cysS gene encoding cysteine--tRNA ligase: MLKIFNTLTRQKEEFKPIHAGEVGMYVCGITVYDLCHIGHGRTFVAFDVVARYLRFIGYKLKYVRNITDIDDKIIKRANENGEDFVALVDRMIAEMHTDFDALNILRPDSEPRATHHIHEIIEITESLLARGHAYVADNGDVMFSVPSDPNYGQLSRQDLDQLQAGARVEVADIKRNPMDFVLWKMSKPGEPSWPSPWGEGRPGWHIECSAMNCKQLGSHFDIHGGGSDLMFPHHENEIAQSTCAHDGEYVNYWMHSGMVMVDREKMSKSLGNFFTVRDVLKYYDAETIRYFLMSGHYRSQLNYSEENLKQARSALERLYTALRGTDASVAPEGGEAFEARFIEAMDDDFNTPEAYSVLFDMAREVNRLKTEDAHAANALASHMRKLAGVLGLLEQNPDLFLQSGAQADESEVAEIEQLIQQRLDARKAKDWAAADAARDRLNEMGIVLEDGPQGTTWRRK, encoded by the coding sequence ATGTTAAAAATTTTTAATACACTGACGCGCCAAAAAGAGGAATTCAAACCTATCCATGCCGGGGAAGTCGGCATGTACGTGTGTGGTATCACTGTTTACGATCTCTGTCACATCGGTCATGGCCGTACCTTCGTCGCTTTTGACGTCGTCGCGCGCTATCTGCGTTTCATCGGCTATAAGCTGAAGTATGTGCGCAATATCACCGATATCGACGACAAAATCATCAAACGTGCCAATGAGAACGGTGAGGATTTTGTGGCGCTGGTCGATCGCATGATCGCCGAGATGCACACCGATTTTGACGCCCTCAATATTCTGCGCCCGGATAGCGAACCGCGCGCGACGCACCATATTCACGAAATTATTGAGATCACCGAGAGCCTGCTGGCGCGCGGTCACGCCTATGTCGCGGATAATGGCGATGTAATGTTCTCCGTGCCAAGCGATCCGAACTATGGTCAGCTTTCACGCCAGGATCTCGATCAGCTGCAGGCGGGCGCACGCGTCGAAGTGGCAGATATCAAACGCAACCCGATGGATTTCGTGCTGTGGAAGATGTCCAAGCCGGGCGAGCCGAGCTGGCCGTCACCGTGGGGCGAAGGGCGTCCGGGCTGGCATATTGAGTGTTCGGCGATGAACTGCAAACAGCTGGGGTCGCATTTTGATATTCACGGCGGCGGATCGGATCTGATGTTCCCGCACCACGAAAACGAAATCGCCCAGTCGACCTGCGCGCATGATGGCGAGTACGTTAACTACTGGATGCACTCCGGCATGGTGATGGTTGACCGCGAGAAGATGTCCAAATCGCTGGGTAACTTCTTTACCGTGCGCGACGTGCTGAAGTATTACGATGCGGAAACCATTCGCTACTTCCTGATGTCGGGTCACTACCGCAGCCAGCTCAACTACAGCGAAGAGAACCTCAAGCAGGCCCGCTCGGCGCTGGAGCGTCTCTACACCGCGCTGCGCGGAACCGATGCCTCGGTGGCACCTGAGGGCGGTGAAGCCTTTGAAGCGCGCTTTATTGAAGCGATGGATGATGACTTCAACACGCCGGAAGCTTACTCGGTGCTGTTTGATATGGCGCGTGAGGTGAACCGCCTGAAAACGGAAGATGCCCATGCGGCAAACGCGCTGGCCTCGCATATGCGTAAACTCGCGGGCGTGCTGGGGCTGCTGGAGCAGAACCCGGATCTCTTCCTGCAGAGCGGTGCGCAGGCGGATGAGAGCGAAGTCGCGGAAATTGAGCAGCTTATTCAGCAGCGTCTGGATGCGCGTAAAGCGAAGGACTGGGCGGCGGCTGATGCCGCGCGCGATCGCCTGAACGAGATGGGCATCGTGCTGGAAGATGGCCCGCAGGGCACCACCTGGCGTCGTAAGTAA